A segment of the Vulcanisaeta thermophila genome:
TATTATGATCACGACACAATGCTTAAATAGAGGTTAATTTTACCTTTGTCAGTGGAGGTTAGGGTATTACGTTGGGTGGATGTGGATTCAATACTTGATGGTGAGAATGCCAGGGGCCTCGTGGACTCAATAGCCAATGCCTTCAGGGATTTCTCCCTAGGCAGGGCCGTCATGCCCCAACGCACAGTATTCTACCTGGACGATGATTGGTGGGGTGTGATGCCCTGTGGCCTCAGGGGCTCTGGGGTGGCTGTTAAGGTGGTTAATGTGATTAGTAGGAATGCCTCCAGGGGCTTACCCACGACCCAAGGCTTGGTGCTGTTGTTCGATGATGAAACGGGCACACCACGGGCTGTAATAAATGGAACCGCCCTAACGGCTTGGAGGACCGCGGCAGCCACTGCGGTGTCAATAAGATACCTTGCACGGGACACCGATAGTATTGCCATAATAGGGGCTGGGCTCCAGGCCAGGTATCACGCGGTATTATTCATGAGGGTGTTTAACGTGAGGAAATTCATAATAAACTCACGCACCAGGGAGAAGGCCCTTAAACTGGCTGAGTTCATTAGGTCCAGGGGTTTCGATGCCGTGGTTGTGGACTCTGTGGAGGACGCCGTTAGGGGTGCGGATGTTATTGTTGCGGCGACTACGAATAAGACACCCGTCATAATGGGTGAGTGGCTTGTGAATGGGCAGCATGTGGCATCAATAGGGGCTCCAGAGAGGGATGCTAGGGAGTTGAATGATGAGGTTTTAAGGAGGTCACGACGCCTATTCGTGGACTCTAGGAAAGCCGTGATCAATGAGACTGGTGATGTAATAATTCCAATGAATAACAGGTTAATAGATGAGAATTATTTAATTGAGATTGGTGAGGTTATAGCAAATATAAAGCCCGGGAGGACCAGTGACGATGAAATCACGGTATTCAAGTCAGTGGGTATTGCTGCTGAGGACTTGGCTGCTTCGGTTTATATTTACAATTTAGCTGTAAAGAGTAATATTGGGGTCACGATTGAGTTATAAATGATCATTGTTAATAAATAATAATTTGACATAAGTTTTGCGTTCACCGTTGAGAAAAAGGTTTTTAAGTACTCCCTGTGACACTGATGTGGGTGCATAACGTGGTGTCTCTGATAACACTTAAGGAGAAGAGTACGGAGGAGATTCTCGAGGACGTTGATATTAGGTACATATTAAGGTGCATCCTAAGGCTATCACCAACCGAGGTGGAGATTTACTACCTACTTCAGCACAAGGCTAGGGAGCCCATGACCGTAGCCGAGATAGCGAAGGAGATGGGTAAGTCCAGGAGCACCATTGAGAGATCCCTCGTTAAGCTCGTACAACTGGGCCTGGTTGCCAGGAGGCCCGTCCTTGCGAAGAATGGGGGTTACACTTACGTGTACTACACAAAGCCCGTGGACTACATAAAGCAGAAACTACTCCAACTGGTCAATGCGTATTATGAGAAGTCCAAGCAATTAATTGAGAACCTCTCCTCAGCCGCCCTCATGGAGTCACTGAACAGCATTGCCTCGGAGGAGTATGAGGAGAATAAGGGCTGAGTTTCATTGAATGTTCAACTCCAATTTCCTGATTAAATCAAGGGATCCCTCAATGGTGTTATGCATAAGTGCGTAAATATCAATATCCCTATACGCAATCACCACAATGACCAACCTACCCAATTCCCTAATGAGTATTAAGTCATCACCAGCGATTAGTAATAACTCATTGATATCCACATCCCCCAGGGACTTTCTTAGGTTGTTATTGAGGGTTTTTAGTGATGACACCATCAATGCACCGAACCATTTATAGTCTATGTTCACATTATTATTTGAGGCATATGTTATTAAGAGCCCGTCACTTGTCGTTAAGATCACAGCCCTTATCAAGTCGCTACTCCTTAGTATTTCACTCACCAACTCATGCACCTCACTACTCAATGGTGCCCTAGCATTGCCAGTTACCATTTAATTCAGCCTCTCAATCCTCCCTTTTAAACCTTTATGCCGAGGATTTACCCGTTAAATCAACCCTGGGAATCCTGCTGGCCCTGGCTTTTAAGCCATTGTTCCACTATGTCATAGCCGTAAAGTGCCTTGAACATTTCCCTGCCCAGGTTCGTCATTTTTAGGGGTGTCCAGGGTGGGTCAAAGACCACGTCTATCTCGATGTCCTTAGCGTCAGGTAATACCTGCTGTATTGCGGCGCCCACTTGGTAGCCCAGGTTTTCCGAGAGTGGGCACCCCACGGCTGTTAGGGTCATTTTCACATGAACAACATTATCACTATCCATGGTGACCTCGTATATTAGGCCTAGGTCGTAAACATTTATTGGTATTTCTGGGTCATAAACATTCCTTAGAATTTCAATTAACTCCTTAACCTTCTCCTTGGGTAGGTTCGTCTTGAATATTGGCTCCTCGCCCTGCTCCTCAGCAGCTGCCTGGTTAGACACTGCCATAACTGATACCAAGAGTGTCACGGTAAGCCTTACTTATAAACCTAACTAGCTAGACAATGACTATTAACCACGCGGTTCACGTATTAATACTTTAAGTTACTCCACAATCACAATGAGCGGGAGGTTTCTAATTAACGTTAAGGGTATGCAATGCCCCACACCACTGACTGTGGTCTCCAATGAACTGGCTAAGATGAGCGATGGTGCGGAGTTTGAGATCGTGACTGACGATTTCATATGCTTCATGATGCTACAACGCTTCCTAAGGATCCTTAATATTAAGGTTAAGGAGGCTGTCCAGCTAGATGATGGGACATACAGGATAGTGGGTGTTAAGGCAACCTCGTGAACCCCACGTGGAAGGGCTTAAAGGCATGGGCCAGGTAGGGGCCCTGGGGATGCTGCGGATATACAGGGTTAACCCCATAAACCCTGAGGAGGAGGTGATTAGGGAGGCTAGCGAGTACTTGAGGGGCGGTGGGCTCGTGGCATTCCCCACCGAGACGGTGTACGGCCTTGGCGCAGACACATTCAACCCAGAGGCGTGCCTCAGGGTCTTCAGGGCTAAGGGAAGGCCCCCGGATAATCCGTTAATAATCCACGTGGCGTCCCCGGAGGAATTGAACAGGGTGGCCAGGGATGTGCCTGAGTTCGTGTGGGATGTGGTCAGGAGGGCGTGGCCAGGGCCATTAACACTGATACTACCTAAATCCAGCGATGTCCCCAGGGAGGCCACTGGGGGGCGCGACACGGTGGCGGTTAGATCACCAGCACACCCAGTGGCTCTCTCGCTGATTAAATATTCGGGAGTCCCCATAGCAGCCCCCAGCGCCAATAAGTCTGGTAGGCCAAGCCCCACACTGGCTGAGCATGTGATTGAGGATTACGAGGGCGATGATGTGGACATGGTAATACTCGACGCGGGGCCCACATTCTTCGGCGTGGAATCCACGATAGTGGATGTGACTAGGAATCCGCCCGTGCTCCTTAGGCCTGGTCCATTCACGCTGGAGGAGCTTAGGGTTTTATTTAACACAGAGATTAAGGTGCCCGAGTTTGCACGTGGGTTAGGCGAGGCTGATGCCGCGTTGGCCCCTGGAATGAAGTATAGGCATTATGCACCGAGAACCAAGCTCGTGGTGGTTGAGTGCGGTGATTACGCTGGGCTCCTTAAGCTTATTAGGGATGTGGTTGAGGATGAGGCTCGTGGTGGGTTGAAAGTGGCCCTATTACTAACTAGGGAGACCAGGGAAGCCCTAAGCGACCTGGTCACTGGGGTCCCAGTGATAGAGATGGGTCTAAGATCAAACCCATACACGATAGCCTCGAGGCTCTTTGACTCCCTTAGATCACTGGACAGGTTAAACGTGGACCTGGGCATTGCGGAGGGTATTGAGGAGAGGGGCATTGGGTTGGCAATCATGAATAGGCTTAGGAAGGCATCAGGCTTCTCAATAATAAAGTGCTAATTCGTCAACCACCAATTCTAAATTAATAAATCGTAGACATGGGTATAACTTAAAAGCCACGGCGCTAACCAGAGTAGGGGATCACCATGATCACAATAGTAGGTTCAGGAAGGGTTGGCGCAACCACAGCCGCATTCCTAATGTTCTTCGAGGTGGATAATGAGGTTGTACTAATAGACGTAGTGAAGGGGTTGCCCCAGGGTGAGGCCCTGGACCTAAACCACGCAGCAGCCATACTGGGTAAGTCGGTGAGGTTCAGGGGTAGCAATGACTACAAGGACATGGAGGGTAGTGACTTGGTAATAGTAACCGCAGGATTACCCAGGAAACCAGGCATGACTAGGGAGGAGTTGGCGGGTAAGAATGCCGAGATAGTGGCCTCAATAGCAGAGCAGATAAAGAAGTACGCACCCAACTCAATAGTCATAATAACCACGAACCCGCTGGACGCCATGGTTTACGTACTATACAAGAAACTGGGCTTCCCAAGGAATAGGGTCATTGGATTCAGCGGAGTACTGGACTCGGGCAGGATGGCTTACTACGCATCATTAGTAGTGGGCATAGCCCCAGAGTCCATAATACCCGTGGTACTTGGGCAGCACGGCGAGAACATGTACCCAGTTCCCGAGGCATCCTTCGTGTACGGCAAGCCACTCACGGAATTCATAACCCAGGAGCAGTATGAGCAGGTAGTTAAGCAAACAGTACAGGCTGGTGCGGAAATAACGAACCTAAGGGGATTCAGCAGCAACTGGGGTCCAGCAGCGGGGCTAGCCCTAATGGTGGACTCGATCAAGAAAGATAGAAAGAGAGTATTCGAAGCCTCAGTATACCTAGACGGTGAGTACGGAGTAAAGGACGTATTCGTAGAGGTGCCCGTGGTCCTCGGGAAGAACGGCGTCGAGAAAATAATAGAACTAAAACTAAACGAGGAGCAAAGAAGGAAATTCCTAGCCAGCGTAGAGGCGGTCAAGAAGAACCTAACACAGGTACCACCACAATTCCTACAGTAAACAACAACCACAAAATCAAACCACCCTTAAAACAAATCAAACAACTAACAGGGGGCAGAAGATTACATCGGGAATTAGGGGTTGAATTAGGGAGAAGTTGGAGAAGTACGGTGAGTTATTGGATAGTGGTCTTAGGGCTTGGCGTGGTAAGGGGTATGTTGTTTTGAAATAATTAACCACTTAAAGGTAGCCCTTCCTCAGGGCGTTACTGCCCCTATGGGCCTCCTGATTCCTAAGCCACTGCCTAAGGAATGCGTTGTAACATGCCTCTGAGCAGAAGACCCAGGGTTTGTTTACACAGCACGTCTTAACCACAATGGGCTGGCCAATGATCACCCTACCACAGTGGCTACACCTCAGTTGCCCGGTGTTTGTGTTCAATAAGAATGGCATTGATCAACAATAACAACCTTATTTATAAGGGTTACTGGTGGGTTCGGAGCCCCTGCACTAGTGGCAATCCTTTAATAATCGCCCACTGATCACTGCTTGGTATGGCTGGTGTATCCATTAGGGAGGCCAGTATAACCAGGGCCATTGTGAACTCAGCCCTGAAGTTCCTAAGTGAGTACTCAAGCGTTGACGTGGCCATAGTGGGTGCGGGGCCCTCTGGGATGACCGCCGCCTACTACCTAGCCAAGGCGGGCCTGAAAACCCTGGTTTTAGAGAGGAGGTTCAGCTTCGGGGGTGGTATTGGAGGGGCGGCAAGCCACCTACCAAGCATTGTTGTTGAGTACCCAGCCTCGGAGATACTCTCCAAGGACTTCGGGGTCAGGGTTGTGGACATGGGTGATGGGCTCTTCGCCGTGGATCCTGCGGAGATGATAGCCAAGCTCGCAGTAAAGGCCATCGACGCAGGGGCCAAGTTCCTGCTGGGGGTTCACGTGGATGACGTGATATACAGGGATAACCCACCGAGGATAACGGGCCTAGCCCTCTACTGGGCCACGGTACAAATGGCGGGGGTCCACACAGACCCATTCTTCATAGAGGCCAGGGCCGTCGTGGACGCCACGGGGCATGACGCAGAGGTGGCTGCGGTGGCCTCTAGGAAGGTGCCTGAATTGGGCATTATGGTTCACGGTGAGAAGTCAGCCTATGCAGGGGCTGCGGAGGACCTGGTGGTTAAGTACACGGGCAAGGTCATTGATGGGCTGTACGTAACTGGTATGGCGGTGGCGGCGGTCCACGGCCTACCCAGGATGGGCCCCATATTCGGCTCAATGATAATGAGTGGTAAGAGGGTTGCTGAGATTATAATAGAGGATTTAAAGGGCAAGTAATCCATTGCAATAAGGAGCGGCGGCATAAAACTCTTCTCTTTAACCGAAAACCCATTTAGGGTTGGTTAACGAAAGGTTTATAATCATGGCACGGTCATGCTAGGTGGTTAATGTCGCTTGCTGATGAGATTAAGAAGGTGCTCATGGAGCACCCGGAGATCCTAGTGGAGGTCCTGGTTTCACGGCCAGAGATAATATACGAGGCGCTGTCCAAGATAGCACCCTGGCAAAACCTGGCCACGAAAGACGACATCAGGCGATTAGAGGAGAGAATTAGCGCACTCGAGGCTAGAATGACCACCGTCGAGGCTAAGATGGCCACAAAGGATGATCTTAAGCAGTTCGCCATAAAAGAAGATCTGAAACAATTCGCCACCAAGGAAGACCTAAAACAATTCGCTACCAAAGATGACCTAAGGCAGTTTGCAACAAAGGAGGACTTAAAGCGTGAGATTAGGAGGCTTGAGAA
Coding sequences within it:
- a CDS encoding ornithine cyclodeaminase family protein, which produces MEVRVLRWVDVDSILDGENARGLVDSIANAFRDFSLGRAVMPQRTVFYLDDDWWGVMPCGLRGSGVAVKVVNVISRNASRGLPTTQGLVLLFDDETGTPRAVINGTALTAWRTAAATAVSIRYLARDTDSIAIIGAGLQARYHAVLFMRVFNVRKFIINSRTREKALKLAEFIRSRGFDAVVVDSVEDAVRGADVIVAATTNKTPVIMGEWLVNGQHVASIGAPERDARELNDEVLRRSRRLFVDSRKAVINETGDVIIPMNNRLIDENYLIEIGEVIANIKPGRTSDDEITVFKSVGIAAEDLAASVYIYNLAVKSNIGVTIEL
- a CDS encoding helix-turn-helix domain-containing protein, which gives rise to MWVHNVVSLITLKEKSTEEILEDVDIRYILRCILRLSPTEVEIYYLLQHKAREPMTVAEIAKEMGKSRSTIERSLVKLVQLGLVARRPVLAKNGGYTYVYYTKPVDYIKQKLLQLVNAYYEKSKQLIENLSSAALMESLNSIASEEYEENKG
- a CDS encoding metal-sulfur cluster assembly factor, with the translated sequence MAVSNQAAAEEQGEEPIFKTNLPKEKVKELIEILRNVYDPEIPINVYDLGLIYEVTMDSDNVVHVKMTLTAVGCPLSENLGYQVGAAIQQVLPDAKDIEIDVVFDPPWTPLKMTNLGREMFKALYGYDIVEQWLKSQGQQDSQG
- a CDS encoding sulfurtransferase TusA family protein; this translates as MSGRFLINVKGMQCPTPLTVVSNELAKMSDGAEFEIVTDDFICFMMLQRFLRILNIKVKEAVQLDDGTYRIVGVKATS
- a CDS encoding L-threonylcarbamoyladenylate synthase, whose product is MLRIYRVNPINPEEEVIREASEYLRGGGLVAFPTETVYGLGADTFNPEACLRVFRAKGRPPDNPLIIHVASPEELNRVARDVPEFVWDVVRRAWPGPLTLILPKSSDVPREATGGRDTVAVRSPAHPVALSLIKYSGVPIAAPSANKSGRPSPTLAEHVIEDYEGDDVDMVILDAGPTFFGVESTIVDVTRNPPVLLRPGPFTLEELRVLFNTEIKVPEFARGLGEADAALAPGMKYRHYAPRTKLVVVECGDYAGLLKLIRDVVEDEARGGLKVALLLTRETREALSDLVTGVPVIEMGLRSNPYTIASRLFDSLRSLDRLNVDLGIAEGIEERGIGLAIMNRLRKASGFSIIKC
- a CDS encoding malate dehydrogenase, producing the protein MITIVGSGRVGATTAAFLMFFEVDNEVVLIDVVKGLPQGEALDLNHAAAILGKSVRFRGSNDYKDMEGSDLVIVTAGLPRKPGMTREELAGKNAEIVASIAEQIKKYAPNSIVIITTNPLDAMVYVLYKKLGFPRNRVIGFSGVLDSGRMAYYASLVVGIAPESIIPVVLGQHGENMYPVPEASFVYGKPLTEFITQEQYEQVVKQTVQAGAEITNLRGFSSNWGPAAGLALMVDSIKKDRKRVFEASVYLDGEYGVKDVFVEVPVVLGKNGVEKIIELKLNEEQRRKFLASVEAVKKNLTQVPPQFLQ
- a CDS encoding TRASH domain-containing protein, which encodes MPFLLNTNTGQLRCSHCGRVIIGQPIVVKTCCVNKPWVFCSEACYNAFLRQWLRNQEAHRGSNALRKGYL
- a CDS encoding sulfide-dependent adenosine diphosphate thiazole synthase produces the protein MAGVSIREASITRAIVNSALKFLSEYSSVDVAIVGAGPSGMTAAYYLAKAGLKTLVLERRFSFGGGIGGAASHLPSIVVEYPASEILSKDFGVRVVDMGDGLFAVDPAEMIAKLAVKAIDAGAKFLLGVHVDDVIYRDNPPRITGLALYWATVQMAGVHTDPFFIEARAVVDATGHDAEVAAVASRKVPELGIMVHGEKSAYAGAAEDLVVKYTGKVIDGLYVTGMAVAAVHGLPRMGPIFGSMIMSGKRVAEIIIEDLKGK